One Periophthalmus magnuspinnatus isolate fPerMag1 chromosome 4, fPerMag1.2.pri, whole genome shotgun sequence genomic window, ggtttcaactgtatatatagagtctatgggtCCAAAGAGTTTTAAACATTGTAGAACACCCTGCTCCTACTcaagggtgaccagattttcaaaataaaaacctgggACACACCCAGGCTGGGGtgtttggtaataataaaattgtGAGAGCATGTGTAATAAGTACTGAGTGCTTAATAATATTATGCACTTGGTACTTATTATACACATATTTGTTGTTGTGAGTCAGTTTAATCTGAAAGACTTCAATTAGTGCAActacatgtttaaatccaggctcaaaacggttctgttcagctgtgcatacgactgaaaggtttttattctgcactcttctcttttaatggtaaatttatgatgattatttgtgattatttatgttttgatttgtgtgattttaatgtctttcttattctgtaaagcactttgaattaccttgtgtacgaattgtgctgtacaaataaacttgccttgccttgccttacataTGCttgtgttctggtcattttcaagcatatttttctgtattttgtcaaaacaaatgacaatttATCCCCTCTCTTTACTTTTGGCTTATATCAAATTGGtgaaaaatagggacacctcagacatttcttgtgtaaaacattaacaaatggttttggataaatctgctgggacaggggacaattGTCTGATGTCTGGTCACTCTATCTTAACAGAATATACAGAcgttttttatgatttattgtGTCAACTAAAATAGGCCTATGTTTAATAATCCTGAGAAGGGATGCAGCATAATTCGCATTACCCATAGAAATACAAGGAGGAGCAAACTCGTCAGGAGAGCACAGCTTGACAGAACACCTGGCAGCAAGACGAAAGACGCAGGTAAAGTTTAGGCTGCTTTGATCAAGCGACTGCTGTAAGCATGTTAACGCAACAATAAAAACCTTCAATTGgctgacacaaaacaaacacttggCCTTAGGCCCCTTAACATGCAATATACTGTTTTTCCCCCAGCAGAGGGcactagtgttttatttttttaaaggattttttATAATGGCAAGCTCGCTTAATTAATAAACAAGAATACTTAATTTCCCTGTTATTGCGCACTGTTAAACACAGGACTCTGTGactatttttttgtgatttatttgtccatttttcatttattttcatttttccctCCTGTTTGTGCAGAGGTAAAGTACCATGGTGTGATGTGCTACCAAGCAACTGAAAAGTTAAACAAAACTGCGTAAAAGGAGCCGTCGCCAGTTGTACCAAAGTGTAAACGTGGTGCACTGGAAAGGGCAGCGCTGAAATGAGCTGATATGCCAACATATGACAATATGCCTGCATGTGCACGCCACGATGACCAGGCAAACCTCTGCAAAGTGCTGAGTTTACTTCGAGAGTGGGACCGCGCGGATAAAACTGCGCGTTCTCTGGTTCTGACAAACTTTGTGTCTGAAAACTCCGGGAGGACCTTTTATGAACTGGAGCAGGTGTTTGCTCAGGTGGCCAGTCTCTTTTTGGCACGAATCACGACGTGGATGAGACTCACGTATCCTTAATCTACCTAACTCATATTTAGGCTCTGTATACCGCAAAAAATAGACATAGGCTTACTTTAAATATTagactgtgtgtttttttttttataagctaCTTTAATTTCcctttttattagtttatctcTGACATACTTGTGCAATACTGTTGGGTTCTATTGAGTTACACATGATCAGTCCTTCACCTGACCTACAGATATAAGTTTAGCACATCTCTATGTCTACAGCTTAAAGCAATACAGATTTTTCTCTCTGCATCCAGCCAGTGAGTACAATCAATCATATCCTACAGCTATAAGCAGCTCATTTAATGTGTACGTACTGTTTTTCTCTTTTGCCATGTAGGGACCAGTACCTAACAGAGTTCCTGGAGGATGGAGGTGTTCTCACACttattgacattttaaatcaagctCAGACTAAAGGAGAGGACAGAGTTGAGGTGCTTAATGTTTTGTTGATTATTTCAAGCACAGGTCGCAAGTACAAAGAGTTCATCTGTGAAAGCAATGGTAGGACATGCTAAATATGTTATTGACTGATTGATGCCACTATGAGTTTGCATTTTCATATACTTTTCGAACAGGAGTCAGTGCTTTAGCAGAGTGTTTATCCACTCCATATTCAGATGAGATCCAGGAGAAAACATGTGCAGTTTTAGATTCACTCTCCGAGGGAAATCCCAGATACCTCAACCGTGTCTATCAAGAACTCATCACACTGTTGTTGAACACATCTCCCAACAGTCAGAAGATGCTCCTGCGCACTTTACGGTCTTTGCAGGTATAAGTTCTCCCAGAAATGTAACTGTAAAAGAAGAACACTATACATATAACTATTAAGGACTTCCCATAGTCCAAGATGAAGACAGCTCATCCCAGCATAGTGGCTCCTCTGCTTGAAATCCTCAAGACCTTGCAGCTGGAAATTCAAGAAGAAggtaatttaaaggtgcactatgtccctggagttatataaaatgtcccattgTAAGGCATTTATCAAGACAAGCAAGCAAGCTGGCAAGATTTCTTATTTGCTAAAAGATTTtaggaaaaacaataacatatccTACAAGTGGAGTCCCTCCATCAGAAAATATACATAGTGAACCAATAAGATGATCCATTGTGAcatatgttttataaatttcctcctcctcatcatcatcatcataatcatcatcaccaccaccacctctccACCAAGCTATTATTTGTGGTTTTAAAGTGACACTTTGTTTTGATAATTTCTTCTATATCTTATTTCCTCCAATCCTGCAGCAATTAACTGGATTTTAGATCTGAAGCATTATGATGTGATGCCACTTCTCCTGAATGGACTAGTGTCACTGCTCAGACTAGCAACTGAGGAGCCGAGTAACTGTCCAACCtcacaaattatttatttttttcactttattatGGACAGACAATTGATTCTTTAATTTCAGAAATGAAGGTAGAAAAAAGTGGATCTTTACCTGAATTTGTGCAACAAGCAGCTGCCGCTAAAATCATCCGGTGAGAAGAAAGAGCTGCAATCTAAATGTGAAATACCTTTTAAGACTATTTAGTCAATTGTTGTTTTAAAGGGTACTGGCTGAAGACAGTGAAGAAGTAGCAGCTGATCTGCTTGCTCTTGAAGTGGTCCAGGGTCTCTTATCTGCTATGGGAAACAAAGAACACACTGAATCCCAAATACAAGCCAGTCTTGCATTAGAGGTCAATAATTGTTTGTAACATACATCAAAAAGTATATTAACCTCACATCtactaatatttgttttgtatttagttCTTTGTCAAGTCCTACCCCGTTATCCAACAACCTATT contains:
- the armh1 gene encoding armadillo-like helical domain containing protein 1, translated to MPACARHDDQANLCKVLSLLREWDRADKTARSLVLTNFVSENSGRTFYELEQVFAQVASLFLARITTWMRLTYKFSTSLCLQLKAIQIFLSASSQDQYLTEFLEDGGVLTLIDILNQAQTKGEDRVEVLNVLLIISSTGRKYKEFICESNGVSALAECLSTPYSDEIQEKTCAVLDSLSEGNPRYLNRVYQELITLLLNTSPNSQKMLLRTLRSLQSKMKTAHPSIVAPLLEILKTLQLEIQEEAINWILDLKHYDVMPLLLNGLVSLLRLATEEPKMKVEKSGSLPEFVQQAAAAKIIRVLAEDSEEVAADLLALEVVQGLLSAMGNKEHTESQIQASLALEFFVKSYPVIQQPIKRFMGNTLFSVFLINPETLYKTLSETQAQSLLQNNIKT